From Hirundo rustica isolate bHirRus1 chromosome 19, bHirRus1.pri.v3, whole genome shotgun sequence, a single genomic window includes:
- the DYNLL2 gene encoding dynein light chain 2, cytoplasmic isoform X1: MFCLRFTMSDRKAVIKNADMSEDMQQDAVDCATQAMEKYNIEKDIAAYIKKEFDKKYNPTWHCIVGRNFGSYVTHETKHFIYFYLGQVAILLFKSG; encoded by the exons ATGTTCTGCCTTAGGTTCACGATGTCTGACAGGAAGGCTGTGATCAAGAATGCGGACATGTCCGAGGACATGCAGCAGGATGCTGTAGACTGTGCTACACAGGCCATGGAGAAGTACAACATAGAAAAGGACATTGCAGCATATATCAAGAAG gaatTTGACAAGAAATACAACCCAACTTGGCACTGCATTGTTGGCAGAAACTTTGGCAGCTATGTAACACATGAGACAAAGCACTTCATCTATTTTTACTTGGGTCAGGTTGCAATTCTTCTCTTCAAGTCTGGATAG
- the DYNLL2 gene encoding dynein light chain 2, cytoplasmic isoform X2: MSDRKAVIKNADMSEDMQQDAVDCATQAMEKYNIEKDIAAYIKKEFDKKYNPTWHCIVGRNFGSYVTHETKHFIYFYLGQVAILLFKSG, from the exons ATGTCTGACAGGAAGGCTGTGATCAAGAATGCGGACATGTCCGAGGACATGCAGCAGGATGCTGTAGACTGTGCTACACAGGCCATGGAGAAGTACAACATAGAAAAGGACATTGCAGCATATATCAAGAAG gaatTTGACAAGAAATACAACCCAACTTGGCACTGCATTGTTGGCAGAAACTTTGGCAGCTATGTAACACATGAGACAAAGCACTTCATCTATTTTTACTTGGGTCAGGTTGCAATTCTTCTCTTCAAGTCTGGATAG